ACGGCACCAGCCTGCCCGCCATGGGCATCCAGCCCGGCATCGCCAGGGACCAGGCCATCCGGGACGCCCGTGCGCTGCGCGACCTCACCGAGAAGCATGGTGCTGTCGACCACACGGCCGGGTGAGCCTGCCCTAATCCGGGCCCCGCTGTTTACTCTGTTCTCCGGGGCGCGCCCTGCGCCCTGCCCCTCAGTGGGACCACTGCGACCCGAGGAGTGACTCCCTCCGGCAATGGACGGATCGTCCTGTAGTACCTGCGCCGCCCCTCCCCAACCCCCGCATACCACGGAGGCGGCGGCATGACCGGCCCCCTGCTGCTGCTCGCCGCGGCACTCGTCCTGATCCTGGCCAACGGTTTCTTCGTCGCCGCCGAGTTCGGACTCGTCACCGTCGAGAAGGCGGACGCCGAGCGCGCCGCGGCCGACGGCGACCGCCGCGCCCACACCGTCGTCTCCGCCCTCAGGGAACTCTCCTTCCAGCTGTCCGGCACCCAACTGGGCATCACGATCACCTCATTGGTGGTCGGTATGCTCGCCGAGCCCGCGCTGGCCGCGCTGCTGTCCGGCCCGCTGCTGGCCATCGGCCTGCCCGAGGGCGTGGTCCCCGGCACGGCGGTGGTGATCGGCATGCTGCTGGCCTCCGCCGTCCAGATGGTCATCGGCGAGCTGGTCCCCAAGAACTGGGCGGTCTCCAAGCCGCTGCCCGTCGCCCGCGTCGTGGCCGGCCCGCAGCGGGCCTTCTCCCGCTTCTTCCGCCCGGTGATCACCCTGCTGAACACCGTCGCCAACCGCCTGGTGCGGGTGCTGGGCGTGGAGCCGACCGATGAGCTGGCCTCCGCCCGCACCCCCGGCGAACTGGTCTCGCTCGCCCGGCACTCCGCCCGCGCCGGCGCGATCGAGCAGGACACCGCCGACCTGTTCGTGCGCACCCTGTCGCTGGGCGATCTGACGGCGGAGAACGTCATGACGCCGCGCGTGAGGGTGAGCGCGCTGCAGGCGTCCGCGACCGCCGAGGACGTGGTGAACCTGACCCGCGCCACCGGCCTCTCCCGTTTCCCCGTCTACCGCACCCGCCTCGACGAGATCGTCGGGATGGTGCACCTCAAGGACGCCCTGGCGGTCCCGGAGCATGAGCGGCTGCGCATCCCGGCGGCACGGAT
This genomic stretch from Streptomyces nigrescens harbors:
- a CDS encoding hemolysin family protein is translated as MTGPLLLLAAALVLILANGFFVAAEFGLVTVEKADAERAAADGDRRAHTVVSALRELSFQLSGTQLGITITSLVVGMLAEPALAALLSGPLLAIGLPEGVVPGTAVVIGMLLASAVQMVIGELVPKNWAVSKPLPVARVVAGPQRAFSRFFRPVITLLNTVANRLVRVLGVEPTDELASARTPGELVSLARHSARAGAIEQDTADLFVRTLSLGDLTAENVMTPRVRVSALQASATAEDVVNLTRATGLSRFPVYRTRLDEIVGMVHLKDALAVPEHERLRIPAARIAVPPLLVPETLPVQPLLERLRSEQPIAVVVDEYGGTAGVVTLEDIIEELVGEVRDEHDGVDLPELGQAPPEEGRPAWDADGGCRVDTLRRIGLDAPEGPYETVAGLVAHILGRIPAPGDIAELDGWRLRVRLVSHHRAERIRIVRTATVTVPAAPEAHREPVVVGAEVAR